In Rattus norvegicus strain BN/NHsdMcwi chromosome 1, GRCr8, whole genome shotgun sequence, a genomic segment contains:
- the Vom2r22 gene encoding LOW QUALITY PROTEIN: vomeronasal type-2 receptor 116 (The sequence of the model RefSeq protein was modified relative to this genomic sequence to represent the inferred CDS: substituted 1 base at 1 genomic stop codon), which produces MQFSWISISWFLQIPILAGSYRSSECLVRMNYHLNGKGNVVIVGFFPAFAAYPLNKTTDWRMTKFTKEFMIEFKLRNYQCILAMKFAIEEINSNPFLLPNISLGFEVHNIPHGQRNILANLFGSLSGSDHVIPNYRNPRESNSAAVLTGPSWAISENIGTLLDLYKFPQLTFGPFDSLLSEQRQFSSLYQVAPKDTSLTHGIVSLILHFKWIWVGLLIIDDDKGAQTLSDLRSEMDKNGVCIAFVEMILVSRGSFLTKSWKNQVQILESSSNVIIIYGDSDSLLSLIVNIKQKLPMGKVWVLNSHWDNSRFDDYFMIDSLHGALIFSHHNEEIVNFTDFIQAANPSKYPEDIYLHVLWHSFFNCSFFRKDCKISQNCLPNASLGFLPGNIFEMAMTEESHNVYNAVYVVAHSLHEMIINQFQTHGKGKEMTFFPWXLHPFLKNKQFINPAGDNVVLDEKRKSHVQYDIFNFWNFPKGLGLTVNVGTFSASVLEGQTLFVTQNMIQWATGLTEIPQSVCSESCHPGFRKTHHKAACCFDCIPCSENEVSNETDMDQCVKCPETHYANTEKIHCLEKSVTFLAYDEPLGKAFSFMSLSFSSFTAVVLVVFLKNRDTPIVKANNLALSYTLLIILFLCFLCPLLFIGRPSTASFILQQNIFGLLFTGVLSTVLAKTITVVIAFKITASGKMRRWLLISRAPNYIIPICTLIQVALSGIWLTTSPPFLDKDAHSEHGHIILICNKGSSIAFHCILGYLGTLALGSYFMAFLSRNLPDTFNEAKFLAFSMLVFCSVWVTFLPVYHSTKGKIMVAMEVFSILASSISLLGIIFAPKCYIILLRPEKNSLHYVRDKTYSRRQKPS; this is translated from the exons ATGCAGTTCTCATGGATTTctatatcttggtttctgcagATTCCAATTCTTGCAGGCTCCTACAGAAGCAGTGAGTGCCTAGTCAGGATGAATTACCACTTAAATGGTAAAGGAAACGTGGTGATTGTTGGATTTTTCCCTGCTTTTGCTGCCTACCCTCTCAACAAAACAACTGATTGGAGGATGACTAAATTTACTAAAGAGTTTATGATCGA GTTTAAGTTGAGGAACTACCAATGTATTTTGGCCATGAAGTTTGCCATTGAGGAGATCAACAGCAACCCCTTTCTTTTACCCAACATATCCCTGGGATTTGAGGTCCACAATATCCCACATGGTCAAAGGAATATTCTAGCCAATCTCTTTGGCTCACTGTCAGGGTCTGATCATGTCATTCCTAACTACAGAAATCCAAGAGAGAGCAATTCAGCTGCTGTACTTACAGGACCATCATGGGCAATATCTGAAAACATAGGGACACTGCTGGATCTTTACAAATTTCCACAG cTTACTTTTGGGCCTTTTGACAGTCTCTTGAGTGAACAAAGACAGTTTTCTTCTCTGTACCAGGTGGCCCCCAAGGATACATCTCTGACACATGGCATTGTATCTTTGATCCTTCATTTCAAGTGGATCTGGGTGGGGCTATTAATCATAGATGATGACAAAGGTGCCCAGACACTGTCAGATTTGAGAAGTGAGATGGATAAAAATGGAGTCTGCATAGCATTTGTGGAAATGATCCTTGTCAGCAGGGGTTCATTTTTGACCaaatcctggaaaaatcaggtGCAGATCCTGGAATCATCATCAAATGTGATTATCATTTATGGGGACTCTGATTCTCTATTAAGCTTGATAGTGAATATAAAACAGAAGTTACCTATGGGGAAAGTCTGGGTTCTGAACTCACACTGGGATAATTCCAGATTTGATGATTATTTCATGATAGATTCATTGCATGGGGCTCTTATTTTTTCACACCACAATGAAGAAATTGTTAATTTTACAGATTTTATCCAGGCAGCCAATCCTTCCAAATACCCAGAAGACATTTATCTTCATGTATTGTGGCACTCATTCTTCAATTGCTCATTTTTTAGGAAAGATTGTAAAATTTCACAAAACTGTTTGCCTAATGCCTCCTTGGGATTCTTGCCTGGGAACATATTTGAAATGGCCATGACTGAAGAGAGTCACAATGTATACAATGCTGTGTATGTTGTAGCCCACAGCCTTCATGAGATGATTATCAATCAATTTCAAACgcatggaaaaggaaaagaaatgacattCTTCCCCTGGTAG CTTCACCCTTTTCTAAAGAACAAACAATTTATCAATCCTGCTGGAGACAATGTGGTTCTGGATGAGAAAAGGAAATCACATGTACAGTATGACATTTTCAacttctggaattttccaaaagGTCTTGGGCTAACTGTGAATGTAGGAACATTTTCTGCAAGTGTTCTAGAGGGCCAGACTTTGTTTGTAACTCAAAACATGATACAATGGGCCACAGGATTGACAGAG ATTCCACAGTCTGTATGCAGTGAGAGCTGTCATCCTGGATTCAGGAAAACCCACCACAAGGCTGCCTGTTGCTTTGACTGCATTCCTTGTTCAGAGAATGAGGTTTCCAATGAGACAG ATATGGATCAGTGTGTGAAGTGTCCAGAAACTCACTATGCAAACACAGAGAAGATCCACTGCCTAGAGAAGTCTGTTACATTTTTGGCATATGATGAACCCTTGGGGAAGGCATTCAGCTTCATGTCCCTGAGCTTTTCCTCCTTCACAGCTGTTGTTCTTGTGGTGTTTCTGAAGAACAGAGACACCCCAATTGTCAAGGCCAATAACCTAGCTCTCAGTTACACCCTGCTGATCATTCTGttcctctgttttctctgtccCTTGCTCTTCATTGGCCGTCCTAGCACAGCATCCTTTATCCTGCAGCAAAACATTTTTGGACTTCTCTTCACTGGGGTTCTTTCTACTGTGTTGGCCAAAACTATCACTGTAGTGATAGCCTTCAAGATCACTGCTTCAGGAAAAATGAGGAGATGGCTACTGATATCAAGAGCCCCTAATTACATTATTCCCATCTGCACCCTGATCCAAGTTGCTCTTTCTGGAATTTGGCTGACAACCTCTCCTCCATTTCTTGATAAAGATGCTCACTCAGAGCATGGACACATCATCCTCATTTGCAACAAAGGCTCATCTATTGCATTCCACTGCATCCTGGGATACCTGGGAACACTAGCGCTAGGGAGCTACTTTATGGCTTTTTTGTCTAGAAATCTGCCTGATACGTTCAATGAAGCCAAGTTTCTGGCTTTCAGCATGCTGGTGTTTTGCAGTGTCTGGGTcacatttctccctgtctaccacagcacAAAAGGAAAGATCATGGTGGCTATGGAAGTTTTCTCTATATTGGCTTCCAGTATATCACTCTTAGGTATCATCTTTGCTCCCAAGTGCTACATCATATTATTAAGGCCAGAAAAGAACTCACTTCATTATGTAAGGGACAAAACCTATAGTAGGAGACAAAAACCTTCGTAA